In the Nitrosopumilus cobalaminigenes genome, TTGGTAATTCAAAGACATCACCAATAGGCTGTGAGCTCTCACCTCTAAAGCTGTCAATCTCTTTGATTTTTTGAAATCGGTATGCAGTCAAAATGTATCTAACATCATTTGATGCATATTTTAGCTTCTCAGCTAATCCACATTTTAAAAGAGACTTCTCTATGGTTAATCGAACCAAATCTTGTTTTGATTTGTCATGAGCTCCTGTTGTTTTTTCTGCTATTTCAGATAGTTTTACAGGTCCCATTTTTTCAGCACTTAATTCAGCTATTGCAAAAAGGATTTTTTGCGTCAGTAATTCCTTTGACACGTCTTCAAGATATTTGAAGCAATTTTCCTTTAGACTCTTAACTTTCATTATTCGGGCTATAAGATCCTCTTCACTAAGCAATTACAATCACCATTTCTCTTTACAACTGACTCTAAAGGGAATAGACATATTATTTTTGATAAAATCTCGATATTTTTTTGGGCGATTTTGCCTAAATTATACAATGAGGCTGGTTTAAAGGGGCCAAAATCAAAGAATACCAATGAAAGCCAGATTTAACGGCAAATGTGTAGAATGCGGAGATACAATCAAGACAGGGAAAGAGATTCTAAAAAACTCCAAAGATCAATGGGTTCACAAAGCATGTTGCGATTTAGAGGAAGAATTGCCCTAATCAAAATTGGTATAAATTAGTAATAAATTTTTTAAATGACTTTGAAAAACGAGTAATGAAATGAATGCAAAAACAAATCTTTTGTTAATGGCGTCTATTATGACAGTATTTGGAGCCCTAATGATTCCAGGAAGTATTTCTGCCGAATCAAGCCAAGTTACTGTAACTCCAATTAACGAAGAAGTTAGTTTAGAAAAGACAGTTACCACAATGAATGTTCCTGAAGATAATGAATTACCATGGGGAACGATCAGGGGAGGAGCATCAGATGTTGCTGAAAGATACCCAATCATCATTCAGTTTTACAAAGGAGAAGATCCAATTCACTTTGCCCAAGTAGACGCAAAAGGAGATGGTTCTTATGAATACAAGTTCAGAGTTAGAAATCTCGATTTGAATACAAATGAATTTGTCAATGTCTTCCAAGGAGAATATACTGTCAAAATCTACAAAGTAATTCCCAATACTAATGATTTAGTATAATCAATACGGAGTCCCAGACTCTCTCTTTTTTGATAATGCAGATACATACCATTCAAATTCATCTAAAAATCTAGAAATTCTTTGCTCATAATTATTATCCAATAACTTTCCATCATCATCAAATACTTCATGAACTTTAGAAATTGGGAATTGTGAAGAAATAGCTAAAGTGCCCATTTCAGCTAAAACCTGTCGGAGATGATTTCCTGCAGTAACACCTCCAAATGAACCCACAGAATAAGAAACAATTGCTGAAGGTTTGAAAAAATATTCTTCTAGAAAATAATCTAATGTATTTTTTAATGCTGATGAAATACTGTGATTGTATTCTGGAGTAATTGGCATATATCCATCAGCTTCTTTGATAATT is a window encoding:
- a CDS encoding NADPH-dependent FMN reductase, with protein sequence MAKIVVIVGSVRSERNGIKVAKWIVSKLEEKGHSVSLVDPVELDLPLLDKMYKEMESPSEKLQQLQKIIKEADGYMPITPEYNHSISSALKNTLDYFLEEYFFKPSAIVSYSVGSFGGVTAGNHLRQVLAEMGTLAISSQFPISKVHEVFDDDGKLLDNNYEQRISRFLDEFEWYVSALSKKRESGTPY